The genomic segment ACCTCGTCGCTGATGATCGGCAGCTCGTCGAGTTCGATGACGAAGCGCACGCCGGAGTTGCGGGCCACCTCGCCGGCGTGGCCGACGAGGCCGAAGCCGGTGACGTCGGTGCAGGCGCGGGGGCGGAGGGGCTTGATCAGGCGGGCGGCGTGGCCGTTGAGGCGCTCGGCGATTCGGGTCAGTTCGGCCAGGCCGGCGTTGGAAAGCTCGCCGGCCTTGAGGGCTGTGGCCAGGATCCCGGTGCCCAGGGGTTTGGTGAGGGCGATGAAGTCGCCGGGGCGGGCGCCGGCGTTGGGCCACAGCTCGCCCTCGTCGGCGACGGCGAAGACGGCCAGTCCGTACTTGAACTCCTGGTCGGTGACGGTATGGCCGCCGAGAAGGACCACACCGGCCTCGGCCATCTTCTCCTGTCCGCCGCGCAGGACCTCGATCAGGTATTCCAGGGGGAACTCATGCTGCGGGTAACAGGCGATGTTGAGCGCCCCCAGGGGTTCGGCGCCCATGGCGTAGATGTCGGAGAGGGCGTTGGCGGCGGCGATGCGGCCGTAGGCGCGGGGGTCGTCGACCACCGGGGTGAAGAAGTCGGTGGTGGCCAGCATGACCCGGCCGTCGCCCAGGCGCACGGCGCCGGCGTCGTCGGCGTGGTGCACCGGCGTTAGCAGCCGCTCGTCGGTAACGGGGGGCAGGGCGTCCAGCACCCGCCGCAGGGCCGCGGGGCCCAGCTTACCCGCTCACCCGGCGCAGCTGACGCTGACGGTCAACCGCCGGAGCTCTTCTCTGTGGTCGCGATCGTTAGTCATGGGAGGAAGAATGATACACGATTATGACCTTCCAAGCAATCATGGCTCGGGTGGATGTGCCGGCTGCTCGGCTCTGGAAAGGCCGCATTCCGGTCAGAACCCTCGATTTGCGGGTCGCTAACCGGCCCCCCCGCCCGTGGGCGCTGGAGTCAAGCGCTGGCGCCGAGCGGTGACGAATGGCGACGAGGCTTGACAAAGTGAAGTCGATAATAGATAGTAAATCTTACTTGGGAGACTTGAATCGCACTTTATACTGAGGGTCTCACTATTCACCATCAGAGAAAGGGTGCACCATGAAACACCTCCTGATCCTGTTGCTCTGCCTCCCCCTGGCCGCCCTGGCCGCCGAGCGGACCCTGGAGACGGGTGCCGCGCCCGGGCTTTCCGTCGACGCCGATTCCGGCGCCATAACCATCGAACCCCAGCCGCCCACCGAGGACGAGCTGATCAACGACGACGGCGACGCTCAATATCACTGGAGCGGTGGCATCGCCGGCTTCGCCTCCATGTTCGAGGCCCCCTACGACTGCTACCTGGTGCGGATCAAGCTCACCTGCTACAACAGCACGGGACGCAACTACTACCTCGACGTCCTGGGTGACGATGCCGGTGAGCCCGACGAGGGCAACAGCCTGATCGGCGGTTACCAGACCTTCTATGACGACGGCGGCTCCGGTGACCGCTGGGTCGAGTTTACGCTCGACGAGCCGCTGGCCCTCAGCACCTCCGACATTTTCTACCTCTTCTCCGACGACTCCATCGACGGCCTGGACAACGCACCCCAGGATGATCAGAATCCCGGTCCCGAGGGCTCGGCCTGGTGGTGGCAAAGCAGTAGCTGGTATGATTACGACTTCTTCGGCGCCATGCTGATCCGGGCCATCGTCGACGACGACATGGACGGTCCCTACTCGGCCAACCAGGATCCCGCCCCCGGCGACACCGGCGTGCCCGGCGATACCGCCATCGTCTTCGACATCGTCGATGACGACAAGGGCACCGACGGAACCACCATCGTCGTCGAGGTCGAGGAGACCGACGTCACCGCCGACTGCACCATTACCGACAACGGTGACGGCTCCTTCACCGTCGAGTACGTCCCCGCAACCGAGTTCGCCGGCGCCCAGGAAGTCGAAGTCCTCTGGGAGGCCGAGGACGGCCTGGGCAACTTCGGCTCCGACGAGTGGACCTTCACCATCCAGGAGGACTGGAACACCGTCCCGACCAGTTGGGGTGCGCTCAAGGCCGACACCGAATAGGCGACCCGACATTACCCGCACCGGTTAACCAACGCCCGCCACCCGGCGGGCGTTTTCCCGCTGTCGACAGCGAAGGTCCGACGTTGTAAACTAACCCTCCAGCGCCACAACCATCCGAGGAGGATTAAATGCCACGCCGGACGTTGCTGTTATCACTGCTGATACTGACCGTCACAGTCGCCACGGCCCTCGAGCCCGCCGAGATCGATCCCCTGGACCCCGCCGCCGGGGAGTTCCTGGGCCTGGACTACGAGGCCGAGCGCCAAGCCGCCTGGGAGGCCTATCAGGCCGCCGACTACCTCGAGGCCGCCCGCCACTACCTGGCCTACCTTCGGGGTCGCCCCGGCGACGCGACTTCGATCTACAACCTGGCCTGCTGCTACGGCCTGTTGGGCGAGGCCGAGCCGGCCGCCCGCTACCTCGAACTTGCCGTCGACGCCGGTTTCGAGGACGCCTGGCTGATCGCCGAGGACGGCGACTTCGACAAGGTCCGCGACAGCGAGGTCTTCACCCTGGCCGCCGAAACGGCGATTGCGGAAATCGAGGCCCGGCTGGCCGCCATCCCCCCCCTGCACTGGACCTCGGCCGAGATCCAATTGCCCACCCCCGTCGTCGAGGCCAAGCTCCTCGAAGAGGGCGCGCCGCGGACCCTGATCGTCGCCCTTCACGGTTACGGTTCCAACCCGCTGCGCTTCTCCCGCCTGGCCGAGTACTTCGGTCCCGAGTTTACCCTGGCCTGCCCCCGGGCCCCCCACCCCTACTCGACCTCCAGTGTCGGCTTCACCTGGCTGTGGTGGACCGCGGACGGCGA from the Candidatus Coatesbacteria bacterium genome contains:
- the selD gene encoding selenide, water dikinase SelD, which produces MLDALPPVTDERLLTPVHHADDAGAVRLGDGRVMLATTDFFTPVVDDPRAYGRIAAANALSDIYAMGAEPLGALNIACYPQHEFPLEYLIEVLRGGQEKMAEAGVVLLGGHTVTDQEFKYGLAVFAVADEGELWPNAGARPGDFIALTKPLGTGILATALKAGELSNAGLAELTRIAERLNGHAARLIKPLRPRACTDVTGFGLVGHAGEVARNSGVRFVIELDELPIISDEV